One region of Amphiprion ocellaris isolate individual 3 ecotype Okinawa chromosome 9, ASM2253959v1, whole genome shotgun sequence genomic DNA includes:
- the LOC111562384 gene encoding cholecystokinin-like: MNVGICVCVILAALTSGSLSLPSQSVRAESLTLVTDSLHPSSPNRYRQARSAPAPPSGHFSSYNQEADASNSLSELLARLISRKGSPYQSRSSLSSRASGLAPSHRIKDRDYIGWMDFGRRSAEEYEYSS; the protein is encoded by the exons ATGAATGTaggtatctgtgtgtgtgttatcctGGCTGCTCTGACCAGTGGCTCTCTGAGTCTGCCTTCACAGTCTGTG AGAGCTGAGAGTTTGACTCTTGTGACAGACAGCCTTCATCCCTCCTCACCCAACCGCTACCGTCAGGCCCGCTCAGCTCCAGCGCCCCCCTCAGGCCACTTTTCCAGCTACAACCAGGAGGCAGACGCTTCCAACAGCCTGAGCGAGCTCCTGGCCAGACTCATCTCCAGGAAAG gttctccctACCAGAGCAGATCTTCCCTGAGCAGCAGAGCCAGCGGTTTGGCCCCCAGCCACAGGATAAAGGACAGAGATTACATCGGCTGGATGGACTTTGGAAGACGCAGTGCAGAGGAGTATGAATACTCCTCCTAA